A window of the Streptomyces sp. JB150 genome harbors these coding sequences:
- a CDS encoding PadR family transcriptional regulator: protein MRLPLLALLARGPAHGYELKQDLEQLLGSAYPQPNVGQIYVTLGRLEKQGLIEGEDVEQSSRPNKKVYHLTDTGRDALRAWFEEPEDEPRVRDEFFMKLALAPQTGLADQIALINKQRRQYLNTMRQLSKLAAAEDRDNRIAQLLIEGAMLHLQADLDWLERCQEELEELE, encoded by the coding sequence GTGCGCCTGCCCCTCCTGGCACTCCTCGCGCGCGGCCCGGCCCACGGCTACGAGCTGAAGCAGGACCTTGAGCAACTGCTGGGGTCCGCGTACCCTCAGCCGAACGTCGGCCAGATCTACGTCACCCTCGGCCGCCTGGAGAAACAGGGACTGATCGAGGGCGAGGACGTCGAACAGTCGAGCCGGCCCAACAAGAAGGTCTACCACCTCACCGACACCGGGCGTGACGCGCTGCGCGCCTGGTTCGAGGAGCCCGAGGACGAGCCGCGGGTGCGGGACGAGTTCTTCATGAAACTGGCCCTCGCCCCGCAGACCGGTCTCGCCGACCAGATCGCCCTGATCAACAAGCAGCGGCGCCAGTATCTGAACACCATGCGGCAGCTGTCGAAGCTGGCCGCCGCCGAAGACCGCGACAACCGCATCGCCCAGCTGCTGATCGAGGGCGCGATGCTGCATCTCCAGGCCGACCTCGACTGGCTGGAGAGGTGCCAGGAAGAGCTGGAGGAGCTGGAGTGA
- a CDS encoding ABC transporter ATP-binding protein, which produces MSDGSPPVLRAEGLVKTHRGEGAPVHAVRGVDLAVRRGEFVAITGPSGAGKSTLLHLLGGLQRPDAGSIRLDGESTDAWSEARWAVERRRRIGIVFQFFNLVSNLSVADNVELPALLAGVPPRRARAEREELLAELGLAGKERSMPGELSGGEQQRVALARALVNHPPVLLADEPAGSLDSKGTREVMRLLSRFHQRGQTILLVTHDARLASAADRVISFFDGRIADDAHLDAGPRPRRSGTSGVLELKD; this is translated from the coding sequence GTGAGTGACGGTTCCCCTCCTGTGCTGCGCGCCGAGGGCCTGGTGAAGACCCACCGCGGCGAGGGCGCGCCCGTGCACGCCGTGCGCGGGGTCGACCTGGCGGTGCGGCGCGGCGAGTTCGTGGCGATCACCGGCCCCTCGGGCGCCGGGAAGTCGACACTGCTGCATCTGCTCGGCGGGCTCCAGCGGCCCGACGCCGGCTCCATCCGGCTGGACGGCGAGTCCACGGACGCCTGGAGCGAGGCCCGGTGGGCGGTCGAGCGGCGCAGGCGCATCGGGATCGTCTTCCAGTTCTTCAACCTGGTGTCGAACCTGTCCGTCGCCGACAACGTCGAGCTGCCCGCCCTGCTCGCCGGGGTCCCGCCGCGGCGGGCCCGCGCCGAGCGCGAGGAGCTGCTGGCCGAGCTGGGCCTCGCGGGCAAGGAGCGCAGCATGCCCGGGGAGCTGTCCGGCGGCGAGCAGCAGCGGGTCGCGCTGGCCCGCGCCCTGGTCAACCACCCGCCGGTGCTGCTCGCCGACGAGCCCGCGGGCAGCCTCGACAGCAAGGGCACGCGCGAGGTGATGCGGCTGCTGTCCCGCTTCCACCAGCGCGGCCAGACGATTCTGCTGGTCACGCACGACGCCCGGCTGGCGAGCGCCGCGGACCGGGTGATCAGCTTCTTCGACGGGCGGATCGCCGACGACGCGCACCTCGACGCCGGCCCCCGGCCGCGCCGCTCCGGGACATCCGGCGTGCTGGAGCTGAAGGACTGA
- a CDS encoding ABC transporter permease — MRATLRWAHSDLRTHRGEAVFLALATAGIVVSLLLATALFGYATNPWQRVFTQARGAHVWLHVDESADTGALAALDGVESVAGPYRTDSATVASRGSRASVELRGSPAETPPVGRPLLTAGRWLDPAAPDGVVLESSLARALLAEPGDPLTLPGTGRRLTVVGVADSAEPRYRPGERPGLVWALPAALPGEDAQVIGLRLTDPSDTGYAVQRAVTVLGAGAIGEVSTWQQARAEAQGDTRLLGQVLGLFGLGALIAAGFAVHGAIGTRIRGHLRDISVLKAIGFTPGQVVRVFLLQHLAYAVLGAVAAAALTETLGSRFPGRLGDAVAVWQGLPGHTAALVAIPVGAVLFIGATTGLAAWRAGRVPPVPVPRPSALPGGRLSGPARRALGTRVPPALVLGWHRAFARWPRSLGTVARLALPLLLIVVAMSAWTTIDRFHRSPERIGLPAALTVRADAALSDRDARALLERDPRVTAAYPGVEVAALVPGQTATIALRGLGTRAEPYPYTLAEGRAAHGPDEAVAGQGLLDLLDVRVGDWVRMTVGDRPQILHIVGRSIEPENAGRVVSTSLDTLRENDPALRPSLYQLRLAPGADPDEVADRLAADGRGRLDVHTVTNPADGLSALRGVVLGLVAVLALIGLIELLTAIGGTVREGERDLLALKAIGLSPRQITAITVTATGCTSLAAVVLGTALGLPLARWLIDAQGRSSGIGAGIAQGPSPWLLVLLGTAAVLGAAALAALPASRAARRRLADTLSAVA; from the coding sequence GTGCGAGCCACCCTGCGCTGGGCGCACTCCGATCTGCGCACGCACCGCGGTGAGGCGGTCTTCCTGGCCCTCGCCACCGCGGGCATCGTCGTCTCGCTGCTGCTGGCCACGGCCCTGTTCGGGTACGCCACCAACCCCTGGCAGCGGGTGTTCACCCAGGCACGCGGCGCCCATGTGTGGCTCCATGTCGACGAGTCCGCCGACACCGGCGCGCTGGCCGCCCTGGACGGCGTCGAGTCCGTCGCCGGCCCCTACCGCACCGACTCCGCCACCGTCGCCTCACGCGGCAGCCGCGCCTCCGTCGAACTGCGCGGCAGCCCCGCAGAGACGCCCCCCGTGGGCCGGCCGCTGCTCACCGCGGGACGCTGGCTCGACCCGGCCGCGCCGGACGGCGTGGTCCTGGAGAGCAGCCTCGCCCGTGCCCTGCTCGCCGAGCCGGGCGACCCGCTGACCCTGCCCGGGACCGGGCGGCGGCTGACCGTCGTCGGCGTCGCCGACAGCGCCGAGCCGCGCTACCGGCCGGGCGAGCGGCCGGGCCTGGTCTGGGCCCTGCCGGCCGCGCTGCCCGGCGAGGACGCCCAGGTGATCGGGTTGCGGCTCACGGACCCGTCGGACACCGGGTACGCCGTGCAGCGCGCCGTGACCGTGCTGGGCGCCGGGGCGATCGGCGAGGTCTCCACCTGGCAGCAGGCCCGCGCCGAGGCGCAGGGCGACACCCGGCTGCTCGGGCAGGTGCTGGGGCTCTTCGGGCTCGGCGCGCTGATCGCCGCCGGGTTCGCCGTGCACGGCGCCATCGGCACCCGCATCCGCGGTCATCTGCGGGACATCTCCGTGCTGAAGGCGATCGGCTTCACCCCCGGCCAGGTCGTCCGGGTCTTCCTCCTCCAGCACCTGGCGTACGCCGTGCTGGGCGCCGTGGCCGCGGCGGCGCTCACCGAGACGCTGGGCAGCCGGTTCCCGGGGCGGCTCGGGGACGCGGTCGCCGTGTGGCAGGGACTGCCCGGCCACACCGCCGCGCTCGTCGCGATACCGGTCGGCGCGGTGCTGTTCATCGGTGCCACCACCGGGCTCGCCGCGTGGCGGGCGGGACGCGTGCCGCCGGTCCCGGTGCCGCGGCCGTCGGCGCTGCCGGGCGGGCGGCTGTCCGGCCCGGCGCGCCGGGCCCTCGGGACGCGGGTGCCGCCCGCGCTGGTGCTGGGCTGGCACCGGGCGTTCGCCCGGTGGCCGCGCTCGCTGGGCACGGTGGCGCGGCTCGCCCTGCCGCTGCTGCTGATCGTGGTCGCGATGAGCGCCTGGACCACCATCGACCGGTTCCACCGCAGCCCCGAGCGGATCGGCCTGCCCGCCGCGCTCACCGTGCGCGCGGACGCCGCGCTGAGCGACCGGGACGCCCGCGCGCTGCTGGAACGCGACCCGCGGGTCACCGCCGCCTACCCCGGTGTTGAGGTGGCCGCCCTGGTCCCCGGCCAGACCGCGACCATCGCCCTGCGGGGCCTCGGCACCCGCGCCGAGCCCTACCCGTACACCCTGGCCGAGGGCCGCGCCGCGCACGGACCCGACGAGGCGGTGGCCGGACAGGGGCTGCTCGACCTGCTGGACGTGCGGGTCGGCGACTGGGTGCGGATGACCGTCGGCGACCGGCCGCAGATCCTGCACATCGTGGGCCGCAGCATCGAGCCGGAGAACGCCGGCCGGGTCGTCTCCACCTCGCTCGACACGCTCCGCGAGAACGACCCCGCGCTGCGCCCGAGCCTCTACCAGCTGCGGCTGGCCCCCGGCGCCGACCCCGACGAGGTCGCCGACCGGCTCGCCGCGGACGGGCGAGGCCGGTTGGACGTGCACACCGTCACCAACCCGGCCGACGGTCTCTCCGCGCTGCGCGGCGTCGTCCTCGGGCTGGTCGCCGTCCTCGCCCTCATCGGGCTGATCGAACTGCTGACCGCGATCGGCGGCACCGTCCGCGAGGGCGAGCGCGATCTGCTCGCCCTGAAGGCGATCGGGCTGTCCCCGCGCCAGATCACCGCGATCACCGTGACCGCGACCGGCTGCACCTCCCTCGCCGCGGTCGTCCTCGGCACGGCCCTCGGGCTGCCGCTCGCGCGCTGGCTGATCGACGCCCAGGGCAGATCCAGCGGCATCGGCGCCGGCATCGCGCAGGGCCCCTCCCCCTGGCTGCTGGTGCTGCTCGGCACGGCCGCCGTACTGGGCGCGGCGGCGCTCGCCGCCCTGCCCGCGTCCCGCGCGGCCCGCCGCCGCCTCGCGGACACGCTGAGCGCGGTGGCCTGA
- the pgi gene encoding glucose-6-phosphate isomerase codes for MNAKGRTRLNQTPEWTALARHREELGEVRLRELFAADPGRGSEYTLQVGDLHIDYSKHLVTDETLRLLRELAAATDVFGLRDAMFRGEKINTTERRAVLHTALRAPADAVVEVDGENVVPGVHAVLDRMAAFAERVRSGEWTGHTGKRIRNVVNIGIGGSDLGPAMAYEALRSYTARDLTVRFVSNVDGADLHEAIRDLDAAETLFIVASKTFTTIETVTNATSARDWLLRELDAGQEAVAQHFVALSTNAERVTGFGIDTANMFEFWDWVGGRYSYDSAIGLSLMIAIGPDRFREMLDGFRTVDEHFRTAPPEANAPLILGLLGIWYNNFHDAQSHAVLPYSHYLSKFTAYLQQLDMESNGKYVDRDGREVDWQTGPVVWGTPGTNGQHAYYQLIHQGTKLVPADFIGFAEPVAELSDELKAQHDLLMANFFAQTQALAFGKTPDEVRAEGVPEELVAHKTFKGDHPTTTILARELTPSVLGQLVALYEHKVFVQGAVWNIDSFDQWGVELGKVLAKRVEPALTEGAGVPGLDPSTKALVATYRKLRGRS; via the coding sequence ATGAACGCGAAGGGCCGTACCAGGCTCAACCAGACGCCCGAGTGGACCGCTCTGGCCAGGCACCGCGAGGAGCTCGGCGAGGTGCGGCTGCGTGAGCTGTTCGCCGCCGACCCCGGGCGCGGCAGCGAATACACGCTCCAGGTCGGTGACCTGCACATCGACTACTCCAAGCACCTCGTCACCGACGAGACCCTGCGGCTGCTGCGCGAACTGGCCGCCGCTACCGATGTGTTCGGGCTGCGGGACGCGATGTTCCGCGGCGAGAAGATCAACACGACGGAGCGGCGGGCGGTGCTGCACACCGCGCTGCGCGCCCCGGCCGACGCGGTGGTCGAGGTCGACGGCGAGAACGTCGTGCCCGGTGTGCACGCGGTGCTCGACAGGATGGCCGCGTTCGCCGAGCGGGTCCGCTCGGGCGAGTGGACGGGTCACACGGGCAAGCGGATCCGCAACGTCGTCAACATCGGCATCGGCGGCTCCGACCTCGGGCCCGCGATGGCGTACGAGGCGCTGCGCAGCTACACGGCGCGCGATCTGACGGTGCGTTTCGTCTCCAACGTGGACGGCGCCGACCTGCACGAGGCGATCCGGGACCTGGACGCGGCGGAGACGCTGTTCATCGTCGCCTCGAAGACCTTCACCACGATCGAGACGGTCACCAACGCCACCTCGGCCCGCGACTGGCTGCTGCGCGAGCTGGACGCCGGGCAGGAGGCGGTGGCGCAGCACTTCGTGGCGCTGTCCACGAACGCCGAGCGGGTCACCGGGTTCGGCATCGACACGGCGAACATGTTCGAGTTTTGGGACTGGGTCGGCGGCCGCTACTCGTACGACTCGGCGATCGGCCTGTCGCTGATGATCGCCATCGGCCCGGACCGGTTCCGGGAGATGCTGGACGGCTTCCGCACGGTCGACGAGCACTTCCGCACCGCGCCCCCGGAGGCCAACGCCCCGCTGATCCTGGGCCTGCTGGGCATCTGGTACAACAACTTCCACGACGCCCAGTCGCACGCCGTCCTGCCGTACAGCCACTACCTGTCGAAGTTCACGGCCTATCTCCAGCAGCTGGACATGGAGTCCAACGGCAAGTACGTCGACCGTGACGGGCGGGAGGTCGACTGGCAGACCGGCCCGGTGGTCTGGGGCACGCCCGGCACCAACGGCCAGCACGCCTACTACCAGCTCATCCACCAGGGCACCAAGCTCGTCCCGGCGGACTTCATCGGGTTCGCGGAGCCGGTCGCCGAGCTGAGCGACGAGCTGAAGGCGCAGCACGACCTGCTGATGGCCAACTTCTTCGCCCAGACACAGGCGCTGGCGTTCGGCAAGACGCCCGACGAGGTGCGCGCCGAGGGCGTGCCGGAGGAGCTGGTCGCGCACAAGACGTTCAAGGGCGACCACCCGACGACCACGATCCTCGCGCGTGAGCTGACCCCGTCGGTGCTCGGCCAGCTCGTCGCCCTCTACGAGCACAAGGTGTTCGTGCAGGGCGCCGTGTGGAACATCGACTCCTTCGACCAGTGGGGCGTCGAGCTGGGCAAGGTCCTCGCCAAGCGGGTCGAGCCGGCGCTGACCGAGGGGGCCGGGGTGCCGGGCCTGGACCCGTCGACCAAGGCCCTGGTCGCCACGTACCGGAAGCTGCGCGGCCGGAGCTGA
- a CDS encoding MFS transporter, translating to MTTAETVGVRAPAWRGGFGRLWSAAVLSSFGDSLRTAALPLLAVTLTDRPLLVVSVTACGYLPWLVFGLLGGAVADRVDQRRAMWTVDAVRGLLVAAFAVAVALGHASIALLIALAVALTTLQTLFDNAATALLPALVGPAALDGANARLMTGQRVAGGLLGAPAAPLLLTAGAAVPFAADAATFLVAAALVASLRTTAPERGPSPAGSTLRREIADGLRALWHDRVLRGLCAATTLCNIGMGALIATLVVLVTGRLDAGTAGYAAAVTAYTAGNLAGAAVNGRLVARMGRLRAVLLAGTAQIGALVVIGSVRSVVAVVAAMAVFGCMGMVWNVNTTTLMQQRSPAGMLGRVGSAFRTLAVAGAPLGALLGGAVATAWGLHTPALLAAAFFALSVTALIPVRAADVPVAAPDDAATAAHAPR from the coding sequence GTGACGACGGCTGAGACGGTCGGTGTGCGTGCGCCCGCCTGGCGCGGGGGGTTCGGGCGGCTGTGGAGCGCCGCCGTGCTCTCCTCCTTCGGGGACTCCCTGCGCACGGCCGCCCTGCCGCTGCTCGCCGTGACACTGACGGACCGGCCGCTGCTGGTCGTTTCGGTGACCGCCTGCGGCTATCTGCCCTGGCTGGTCTTCGGACTGCTCGGCGGCGCCGTCGCCGACCGTGTGGACCAGCGGCGCGCGATGTGGACGGTGGACGCGGTACGCGGGCTGCTGGTCGCCGCGTTCGCGGTCGCCGTCGCCCTCGGGCACGCCTCGATCGCCCTGCTGATCGCCCTGGCCGTCGCCCTCACCACCCTCCAGACCCTCTTCGACAACGCCGCCACGGCCCTGCTGCCCGCCCTCGTCGGCCCCGCGGCGCTCGACGGCGCCAACGCGCGCCTGATGACCGGCCAGCGCGTCGCGGGCGGCCTGCTCGGCGCGCCCGCCGCGCCGCTGCTGCTGACGGCCGGGGCCGCCGTGCCGTTCGCGGCCGACGCCGCGACCTTCCTGGTCGCGGCTGCCCTGGTGGCCTCGCTGCGCACCACCGCGCCCGAGCGCGGACCCAGCCCCGCGGGCAGCACCCTGCGCCGGGAGATCGCGGACGGACTGCGCGCCCTGTGGCACGACCGCGTGCTGCGGGGACTGTGCGCCGCCACGACCCTGTGCAACATCGGCATGGGCGCCCTCATCGCCACCCTGGTGGTCCTCGTGACCGGCCGGCTGGACGCGGGCACCGCGGGATACGCGGCGGCGGTCACCGCGTACACCGCCGGCAACCTCGCCGGGGCGGCGGTCAACGGCCGGCTCGTCGCCCGCATGGGACGCCTGAGAGCGGTGCTGCTCGCCGGGACCGCGCAGATCGGCGCGCTCGTCGTGATCGGCTCGGTGCGCAGTGTGGTCGCCGTGGTGGCCGCCATGGCCGTCTTCGGCTGCATGGGCATGGTGTGGAACGTCAACACCACGACACTGATGCAGCAGCGCAGCCCCGCCGGAATGCTGGGCCGGGTCGGCTCGGCCTTCCGCACCCTCGCCGTCGCCGGGGCGCCGCTGGGCGCCCTGCTCGGCGGAGCCGTCGCCACCGCCTGGGGCCTCCACACCCCCGCGCTGCTCGCCGCCGCCTTCTTCGCCCTCTCCGTCACCGCGCTGATACCGGTGCGCGCGGCGGACGTACCCGTTGCCGCGCCGGACGACGCCGCGACGGCGGCTCACGCCCCGCGCTGA
- a CDS encoding RNA polymerase-binding protein RbpA yields MASGNAIRGSRVGAGPMGEAERGESAPRLRISFWCSNGHETQPSFASDAQVPDTWDCPRCGFPAGQDRDNPPAPPRTEPYKTHLAYVRERRSDADGEAILAEALAKLRGEI; encoded by the coding sequence GTGGCAAGTGGCAACGCGATCCGAGGAAGCCGGGTCGGGGCGGGGCCGATGGGCGAGGCCGAGCGCGGCGAGTCCGCGCCGCGTCTGCGCATCTCCTTCTGGTGCTCCAACGGGCACGAGACGCAGCCGAGCTTCGCCAGTGACGCGCAGGTTCCCGACACCTGGGACTGCCCGCGCTGCGGCTTCCCCGCCGGACAGGACCGGGACAACCCGCCGGCCCCGCCGCGCACCGAGCCCTACAAGACGCACCTCGCGTACGTCCGGGAGCGGCGCAGCGACGCGGACGGCGAGGCCATCCTCGCCGAGGCGCTCGCCAAACTGCGGGGCGAGATCTAG
- the secG gene encoding preprotein translocase subunit SecG, producing MGFSIALIVFSLLLMLLVLMHKGKGGGLSDMFGGGMQSTVGGSSVAERNLDRITVVVGLLWFACIVVLGILMKVG from the coding sequence ATGGGGTTCTCGATCGCCCTGATCGTCTTCAGCCTGCTGCTGATGCTGCTGGTGCTGATGCACAAGGGGAAGGGCGGCGGCCTCTCCGACATGTTCGGTGGCGGCATGCAGTCCACCGTCGGCGGCTCCTCGGTCGCCGAGCGCAACCTCGACCGCATCACCGTCGTGGTCGGTCTGCTCTGGTTCGCCTGCATCGTCGTGCTCGGCATCCTGATGAAGGTCGGCTGA
- the tpiA gene encoding triose-phosphate isomerase codes for MTTRTPLMAGNWKMNLNHLEAIAHVQKLAFALADKDYEAVEVAVLPPFTDLRSVQTLVDGDKLKIKYGAQDISAHDSGAYTGEISGPMLAKLKCTYVAVGHSERRQYHGETDEIVNAKVKAAFKHGLTPIMCVGEELDVREAGNAVPHTLAQVEGGLKDVPADQAETLVIAYEPVWAIGTGKVCGAEDAQEVCAAIRGKIAELYSQDVADKVRVQYGGSVKSGNVAEIMAQADIDGALVGGASLDADEFVKIVRFRDQ; via the coding sequence ATGACCACTCGCACGCCGCTGATGGCGGGCAACTGGAAGATGAACCTCAACCACCTCGAGGCCATCGCGCACGTCCAGAAGCTCGCCTTCGCCCTCGCGGACAAGGACTACGAGGCCGTCGAGGTCGCCGTCCTGCCGCCCTTCACCGACCTGCGCTCCGTGCAGACCCTGGTCGACGGCGACAAGCTGAAGATCAAGTACGGCGCCCAGGACATCTCGGCGCACGACTCCGGCGCCTACACCGGCGAGATCTCCGGCCCGATGCTGGCCAAGCTGAAGTGCACCTACGTGGCGGTCGGCCACTCCGAGCGCCGCCAGTACCACGGCGAGACCGACGAGATCGTCAACGCCAAGGTCAAGGCCGCCTTCAAGCACGGCCTCACCCCGATCATGTGCGTCGGCGAGGAGCTGGACGTCCGCGAGGCCGGCAACGCCGTCCCGCACACCCTGGCCCAGGTCGAGGGCGGTCTGAAGGACGTCCCGGCCGATCAGGCCGAGACCCTCGTGATCGCCTACGAGCCGGTATGGGCCATCGGCACCGGCAAGGTCTGCGGCGCCGAGGACGCCCAGGAGGTCTGCGCCGCCATCCGCGGCAAGATCGCCGAGCTGTACTCGCAGGACGTGGCCGACAAGGTCCGCGTCCAGTACGGCGGCTCCGTCAAGTCCGGCAACGTCGCCGAGATCATGGCGCAGGCCGACATCGACGGCGCGCTGGTCGGCGGCGCCTCGCTGGACGCCGACGAGTTCGTCAAGATCGTGCGCTTCCGCGACCAGTGA
- a CDS encoding phosphoglycerate kinase, with translation MKTIDELLADGVAGKRVFVRADLNVPLDGTTITDDGRIRAVLPTVKALAEAGARVVVASHLGRPKGAPDPAFSLAPAAARLGELLGADVAFATDTVGESAQGVVAGLADGQVAVIENLRFNAGETAKDDAERAAFADQLAVLADVYVGDGFGAVHRKHASVFDLPKKLPHYAGYLIATEVGVLKKLTEDVQRPYVVALGGAKVSDKLAVIDQLLGKADRLLIGGGMAYTFLKAKGHEVGISLLQEDQIPVVKEYMERAEKNGVELVLPVDVLVSSEFPDLKTKAPANPTTVAADAIPADQEGLDIGPETRKLYASKLADAATVFWNGPMGVFEHPDYAEGTKAVAQALVDAPGFTVVGGGDSAAAVRTLGFDENAFGHISTGGGASLEYLEGKTLPGLAALED, from the coding sequence ATGAAGACGATCGACGAACTCCTCGCCGACGGGGTCGCGGGCAAGCGGGTCTTCGTCCGCGCCGACCTCAACGTGCCGCTGGACGGCACCACCATCACCGACGACGGCCGTATCCGCGCGGTGCTGCCCACCGTCAAGGCCCTCGCCGAGGCGGGCGCCCGCGTGGTCGTCGCCTCGCACCTCGGCCGCCCCAAGGGTGCCCCGGACCCCGCCTTCTCGCTGGCCCCGGCCGCCGCCCGGCTCGGGGAACTCCTCGGCGCGGACGTCGCCTTCGCCACCGACACCGTCGGCGAGTCCGCCCAGGGCGTCGTCGCGGGCCTCGCCGACGGCCAGGTCGCCGTCATCGAGAACCTGCGCTTCAACGCGGGCGAGACGGCCAAGGACGACGCCGAGCGCGCCGCCTTCGCCGACCAGCTCGCCGTCCTCGCCGACGTCTACGTGGGCGACGGGTTCGGCGCCGTGCACCGCAAGCACGCCTCGGTGTTCGACCTGCCGAAGAAGCTCCCGCACTACGCCGGGTACCTCATCGCCACCGAGGTCGGCGTCCTGAAGAAGCTCACCGAGGACGTCCAGCGCCCGTACGTCGTCGCCCTCGGCGGCGCCAAGGTCTCCGACAAGCTCGCCGTCATCGACCAGCTCCTCGGCAAGGCCGACCGCCTCCTCATCGGCGGCGGCATGGCCTACACCTTCCTCAAGGCCAAGGGCCACGAGGTCGGCATCTCCCTCCTGCAGGAGGACCAGATCCCGGTCGTGAAGGAGTACATGGAGCGCGCCGAGAAGAACGGCGTCGAGCTGGTCCTGCCGGTCGACGTGCTGGTCTCGTCCGAGTTCCCGGACCTGAAGACCAAGGCCCCGGCCAACCCCACCACCGTCGCCGCGGACGCCATCCCCGCCGACCAGGAGGGCCTGGACATCGGCCCCGAGACCCGCAAGCTCTACGCCTCGAAGCTCGCCGACGCGGCCACCGTCTTCTGGAACGGCCCCATGGGCGTCTTCGAGCACCCCGACTACGCCGAGGGCACCAAGGCGGTCGCCCAGGCCCTCGTCGACGCCCCGGGCTTCACCGTGGTCGGCGGCGGCGACTCCGCCGCGGCCGTCCGCACCCTGGGCTTCGACGAGAACGCATTCGGCCACATCTCGACCGGCGGCGGCGCCTCCCTCGAATACCTCGAGGGCAAGACGCTCCCCGGCCTCGCCGCACTGGAGGACTGA
- the gap gene encoding type I glyceraldehyde-3-phosphate dehydrogenase — MTIRVGINGFGRIGRNYFRALLEQGADIEIVAVNDLGDTATTAHLLKYDTILGRLKQEVSHTEDTITVGDKTIKVLSERNPADIPWGELGVDIVIESTGIFTKKEDAEKHIAGGAKKVIISAPAKNEDVTIVMGVNHDTYDAANHHVISNASCTTNCVAPMAKVLDENFGIVKGLMTTVHAYTNDQRILDFPHKDLRRARAAAENIIPTTTGAAKATALVLPQLKGKLDGMAMRVPVPTGSVTDLVVELSREVTKEEVNAAFQKAAEGELKGILEYTEDAIVSSDIVNAPASCTFDSSLTMVQEGKNVKVIGWYDNEWGYSNRLVDLTVFVGNQL, encoded by the coding sequence GTGACGATCCGCGTAGGCATCAACGGCTTTGGCCGCATCGGTCGTAACTACTTCCGCGCGCTGCTGGAGCAGGGTGCAGACATCGAGATCGTGGCTGTCAACGACCTGGGTGACACCGCGACCACCGCCCACCTGCTGAAGTACGACACCATCCTGGGCCGCCTCAAGCAGGAGGTGTCGCACACCGAGGACACCATCACCGTCGGCGACAAGACGATCAAGGTCCTGTCGGAGCGCAACCCCGCCGACATCCCGTGGGGCGAGCTGGGCGTCGACATCGTCATCGAGTCGACCGGCATCTTCACCAAGAAGGAAGACGCCGAGAAGCACATCGCCGGCGGCGCCAAGAAGGTCATCATCTCCGCTCCGGCGAAGAACGAGGACGTCACCATCGTCATGGGTGTCAACCACGACACCTACGACGCGGCGAACCACCACGTCATCTCCAACGCCTCCTGCACCACCAACTGTGTGGCGCCGATGGCGAAGGTCCTCGACGAGAACTTCGGCATCGTCAAGGGCCTGATGACGACGGTGCACGCGTACACGAACGACCAGCGCATCCTGGACTTCCCGCACAAGGACCTGCGCCGCGCCCGTGCCGCCGCCGAGAACATCATCCCGACCACCACGGGTGCCGCCAAGGCCACCGCGCTGGTCCTGCCGCAGCTCAAGGGCAAGCTGGACGGCATGGCCATGCGCGTCCCGGTCCCGACCGGCTCGGTCACCGACCTCGTCGTCGAGCTGTCCCGCGAGGTCACCAAGGAAGAGGTCAACGCCGCCTTCCAGAAGGCCGCCGAGGGCGAGCTGAAGGGCATCCTCGAGTACACCGAGGACGCGATCGTCTCCTCCGACATCGTCAACGCCCCGGCGTCCTGCACCTTCGACTCCTCCCTGACCATGGTCCAGGAGGGCAAGAACGTGAAGGTCATCGGCTGGTACGACAACGAGTGGGGCTACTCCAACCGCCTCGTCGACCTGACGGTCTTCGTCGGCAACCAGCTCTGA